One window of Marinomonas primoryensis genomic DNA carries:
- a CDS encoding DUF808 domain-containing protein gives MAMTGLLALLDDITTLLDDVAIFSKVAVKKTAGVLGDDLALNAEQVSGVKADRELPVVWAVAKGSFLNKLILVPLALAISAFMPWLIQPLLMAGGLYLCFEGAEKILHSFKNNKDEKDTLRNNIQQAKSDAELLTLEKGKVRGAIRTDFVLSAEIIVIALGTVADQDLITQALVVSLIAFVVTVGVYLLVGLIVRLDDIGLHLHQSSKKIIQQLGFVILKGAPMLIRLLTIVGTIAMFLVGGGIFVHGLPVLHHVAELAVSGDIAQLPVMTSVINTGVSLLVGLIIGSVAVLIASFLPKKPQSKESEH, from the coding sequence ATGGCTATGACAGGTTTATTGGCGTTACTGGATGACATAACGACATTGCTCGATGATGTCGCGATTTTCTCTAAAGTTGCCGTAAAAAAGACCGCAGGAGTATTGGGAGATGACCTTGCTCTAAATGCTGAGCAAGTGTCTGGAGTGAAAGCAGATCGCGAACTCCCTGTCGTTTGGGCCGTTGCCAAAGGCTCCTTCCTAAACAAGCTTATCCTCGTACCACTCGCTCTGGCCATCAGTGCCTTTATGCCTTGGTTGATTCAACCTTTACTAATGGCTGGTGGTTTATACCTGTGCTTTGAAGGCGCCGAGAAAATATTACACTCTTTCAAAAACAACAAAGACGAAAAAGACACCCTTAGAAACAATATACAACAAGCCAAAAGCGACGCCGAGCTCTTAACACTAGAAAAAGGCAAAGTGCGTGGCGCTATTCGAACAGACTTTGTGCTGTCAGCTGAAATTATCGTCATCGCCCTTGGTACGGTGGCGGACCAAGACCTAATAACACAGGCCCTCGTCGTCAGTCTGATTGCGTTCGTTGTTACTGTTGGCGTGTATTTGTTGGTTGGACTCATTGTTCGCCTTGACGATATTGGCTTACACCTGCATCAATCCAGCAAAAAAATCATTCAACAACTGGGTTTCGTGATATTGAAAGGCGCCCCCATGCTAATCCGACTGCTTACCATAGTCGGTACCATTGCCATGTTCTTGGTTGGTGGTGGTATTTTTGTACACGGCTTGCCAGTATTGCATCACGTTGCTGAACTGGCGGTCTCTGGTGACATCGCCCAACTTCCAGTTATGACAAGTGTCATCAATACTGGCGTAAGCTTATTGGTCGGACTGATTATTGGTAGCGTAGCTGTCTTGATCGCATCATTTTTGCCGAAAAAACCACAAAGCAAAGAATCAGAGCATTAA
- a CDS encoding HAD-IIB family hydrolase, with product MSISALSALANHDCQGLRFILTDFDDTLTWEGQLPVETLHALAQLEVNGLKVIPVTGGCAGWSDMIARSFPVDGVITEGGACFIGKTADRHLTYAFWRDEFEMRAEQARLLAQVNQVLIQFPRLRLARDQSYRLTDVAIDYAQDITPPAIEDKNACLAALIALGLNAKASSIHINVCSQGYDKFSMAQRVLSQVYGLSDAEQQQQVLYVGDAPNDESMFARFPLSVGVANIAEHLSIMRHRPRYQTTQPGGLGFAELADFVLSARRV from the coding sequence ATGTCTATATCTGCTCTTTCTGCACTAGCAAATCATGATTGCCAAGGGTTACGGTTTATTTTAACGGATTTTGACGACACCCTTACTTGGGAAGGGCAGTTACCTGTTGAGACACTGCACGCGTTGGCCCAACTGGAAGTGAATGGGCTTAAGGTGATTCCTGTTACAGGCGGCTGCGCGGGTTGGTCTGATATGATCGCCAGATCTTTCCCTGTTGATGGTGTGATTACCGAGGGCGGTGCGTGTTTTATTGGTAAAACCGCGGATCGACACCTTACGTATGCCTTTTGGCGTGACGAGTTCGAAATGCGTGCTGAACAAGCGCGTTTGCTTGCTCAAGTTAATCAGGTGTTAATCCAGTTTCCTCGACTGCGCTTGGCAAGAGATCAGTCTTATCGGTTGACGGATGTGGCGATTGATTACGCGCAAGATATTACACCGCCTGCGATAGAAGATAAAAACGCCTGTCTTGCTGCCTTGATTGCGCTGGGTCTCAATGCAAAGGCGAGCTCGATACACATTAATGTCTGCTCTCAAGGTTACGATAAATTTTCTATGGCTCAGCGCGTATTGAGTCAAGTTTATGGCTTAAGTGACGCTGAGCAACAACAACAAGTGCTGTATGTTGGTGATGCGCCTAACGATGAGAGCATGTTTGCCCGTTTTCCGCTAAGCGTTGGAGTGGCTAATATTGCTGAGCATTTGTCGATCATGCGCCACCGGCCTCGTTATCAAACGACTCAGCCTGGCGGGTTGGGCTTTGCAGAGTTGGCGGATTTCGTACTATCGGCTCGCCGTGTTTAA